A portion of the Stigmatella aurantiaca DW4/3-1 genome contains these proteins:
- the tnpA gene encoding IS66 family insertion sequence element accessory protein TnpA yields MFRAQEAEGISLWAFCQRHALSYARVRFWQQRRSREQQPLSFVPVSVSGAALPDESGAGGLEMEVSGVRVQVREGASQELISRVVRALKESTAC; encoded by the coding sequence GTGTTCCGAGCGCAGGAGGCCGAGGGCATTTCTCTGTGGGCGTTCTGCCAGCGGCACGCGCTGTCCTATGCACGGGTCCGGTTCTGGCAGCAGCGGCGCAGCCGCGAGCAGCAGCCGTTGTCCTTCGTTCCTGTGAGTGTGAGCGGGGCGGCGCTGCCGGATGAGAGCGGCGCTGGCGGCCTTGAGATGGAGGTGTCGGGAGTCCGCGTTCAGGTACGAGAGGGAGCCAGTCAGGAGCTGATTTCTCGGGTGGTGCGAGCGCTCAAGGAGAGCACGGCATGCTGA
- the tnpB gene encoding IS66 family insertion sequence element accessory protein TnpB (TnpB, as the term is used for proteins encoded by IS66 family insertion elements, is considered an accessory protein, since TnpC, encoded by a neighboring gene, is a DDE family transposase.) translates to MLRLPESVRIFVASAPTDMRKQADGLSALVKGVLGAEPRSGHLFVFFNRGKDIIRILFWDSNGFCVVSKRLEAGRFRVPEVAEGQASVSLEAKQLVEVLSLVEAARARRRPVH, encoded by the coding sequence ATGCTGAGGCTGCCGGAGTCGGTGCGAATCTTCGTGGCCAGCGCCCCCACGGACATGCGCAAGCAGGCCGATGGGCTGTCCGCGCTGGTGAAGGGCGTGCTGGGAGCAGAGCCGCGTTCCGGTCACCTCTTCGTCTTCTTCAACCGGGGCAAGGACATCATCCGCATCCTGTTCTGGGACAGCAACGGCTTCTGCGTGGTGAGCAAGCGTCTGGAGGCGGGACGCTTCCGGGTGCCGGAGGTGGCTGAGGGCCAGGCCTCGGTGAGCCTGGAGGCCAAGCAACTGGTGGAGGTGCTCTCGCTGGTAGAAGCGGCGCGTGCGCGTCGGCGTCCGGTGCACTGA